A single region of the Arthrobacter sp. V1I7 genome encodes:
- the ruvA gene encoding Holliday junction branch migration protein RuvA, with amino-acid sequence MISFLRGTVAHVGLSSAVIDLNGAGMSVNATPQTLSSLKVGEEGKLFTSLIVREDSLTLFGFSSDDEREVFDILLSVSGVGPRLALAVLAVHEPEAIRVAAHSGDGKSFTKVPGIGPKVAGRIVLELAGKLVPHGTGGSTGGAAAVRSAETVWKPQVVAAMTSLGWSEKDATSSIDKSLADSPGLAEQGNVAEILRATLRWLGQDGARAGNRVGARG; translated from the coding sequence TTGATCAGTTTTCTCCGCGGAACCGTAGCGCACGTCGGCCTGTCCTCGGCAGTGATCGACCTCAACGGGGCCGGCATGAGCGTGAACGCGACCCCGCAGACCCTCAGCAGCCTGAAGGTGGGTGAGGAGGGGAAGCTGTTTACCTCCCTGATCGTCCGGGAGGACTCCCTCACCCTGTTCGGTTTTTCCAGCGACGACGAACGCGAGGTGTTCGACATCCTGCTCAGCGTCAGCGGCGTCGGCCCCCGCCTGGCGCTGGCCGTGCTGGCCGTGCACGAACCCGAGGCCATCCGGGTTGCCGCCCACTCGGGCGACGGCAAGTCCTTCACGAAGGTGCCCGGGATCGGGCCGAAGGTCGCCGGCCGGATCGTGCTGGAGCTGGCCGGCAAGCTGGTCCCGCACGGGACCGGCGGCAGCACCGGAGGCGCAGCCGCCGTCCGGTCCGCCGAAACGGTCTGGAAGCCGCAGGTGGTCGCCGCGATGACCAGCCTTGGCTGGTCCGAAAAGGACGCCACTTCCAGTATCGACAAGTCCCTGGCTGATTCCCCCGGGCTGGCAGAGCAGGGCAATGTGGCGGAAATCCTGCGCGCCACGCTCCGCTGGCTGGGCCAGGACGGCGCCCGCGCCGGGAACAGGGTAGGCGCCCGTGGCTGA